GCACCGTTAGTCAACGCAGCCTCAGCCTGCTGTTGCTGCGTCGCGGCGTCCTGGTTGGCGTTGTTGTAGATGATCTGGCAATTCGGGCAGAGTTCCTGGAAGTACGCCTCGAAGAACGGCCGGTCGGCGCTCTCGTAGCGAGCCGTCTTGGTCTCGGGCAGGAGGAGCGCGATCGTGCCGTCCTCAGTGTCGGACGGCGTGGCCCAACCCGTCAGATCCTGGACACCGCCGGTACCGCCGGTCGGAGTCCCACCCGGCGTCCCGACGGGGCTGGCAGCGGGGCTGGCGGCGGGGCTCGCGGCGGGACTGCCGGTCGGGCTGGCGGCGGGTGAGCCGCTGGGCATCGCGGCGGTCGCGGTCGTCACCACCCCGCCGGCGGTGGGGCTGACCTCCTCCGCCGCCCCCCCGCCGCAAGCCGCGACGACGAGCGCGGTGATAACCAGGAGGACCAGCACGACGAAGCGATTTGGCGCGGGCTGGAGGTGCATGGCCTGACCTCTCTCCCCATCGGCCTCGCGGCCGCGGCACAGCGGCGCATGCACCAGGAGGCGCATCGCGCCAGCATCACAACATGCAGCGGCGATGCCGGCGCAAATTGCATTCCTTCGGCGTGAATAGTTACGCAAACGCGCGGTGCGTCGGGAAATCTCAGCGCACCCCGCGAGGACTACTCCGGCTCTTCGCGCCAGGTACGCCGGGCAGTCCAGGTGGCGATCGGCGGGTAGGCCTGGCGCACGGCTAGCACCAGGGGGATGGCGACGACCGCACCGGTGACGGCCTGCAGGGTGTTGAAGCCGGCATCGGTCACGGCCACGCCGAGCCCGACGCGGACCACGGCCAGGTCGTACAGGAAGTAGCCGCCGACGATGATGGCGCCCCCGGCGATCACCGCCAAGATCATGCGCGGCACCCCCGCGCGCCAGCCGATCATGCCCGCGACGAGCCCCTGAAGACCGTGGATGACGAAGGTACCCGGCGCGTAGCTCGGGTACGACAGGAGATCCGACAGCGTCGGGCCGAGTGCCCCGGCGAGCAGGCCGACGATGGGGCCGAAGACAAACGACGCGAAGTAGATCGCGATATCGCCGAAGTGGATGTAGCCGCCGGGGATCGGGATCTTCACACTGAACGTGGCGACGAAGACGACGGCGATCATCACACCGATGATCGCAACGAGCCGTGCACTCAATTCAAAGCGCGGTCGATCGCGGGTTGGCTCCATCAGGTCCCCTCCAGGCTGCTGCCCCCATATCCCCCCCTCGCGAGGGGCACCTCCGAAGACCCATCTTGGCGCACTGCCCAAAGAGTGCAAGGGCCAATTGGCACCATCCAATTGGCCGCCGTGCATCGTACGAGCCGCCACGCGATGAGCCAGCGACACCCGTCCTCCCGTTCCTGTCCTTCCGAGCAGAGCCCGAGGCACAGCAACGGCGCCGGAGGTGTTCTCCGGCGCCGTCGTGTGTCCGTATTCATGACGGGCGAGGGTGGTTATTGCCGCTTCTCTTCGTCGTCGCCCAGGTCGCTCAGGCGGTCGCGGGCCTCGCCCATTTTCTCACGGGCCTTGCCCTTGATCTCCTCGCCCTTGCCTTCAGCCTCGGTCTGGGTATCATCGGTCATGTCGCCCCAGGCCTGCTTGGCTTTCCCCTTGAGCTCTTCGCCCTTGCCCTTCAACTGGTCGCGGTCGTCACTCATGGCACGTACTCCTTTGCGGTTTTCGCCATATCCGCCGCGCCGTGGTGGGACGGGCAGACACCAATGCGTGGGGCCCCACGACCGCAATGGCGCAAGCAACGTGCCGCGAGGGACGGCCGGCGACCTAGAGTCCGTTCGCCTTGATGTAAACGAGGCCGAACAGGAGCGCCACGAAGCCGACCGCGCAGAGGACGCCAAGAAGCACCTGGAGCCACGATGCAGCAGCCTGGCTCTCCATCTCCGGCTGATCACCCTGCTGGTCCTGCTGGTCCCATTCGGCCATCATGTCCCCCTCTCAATCACACCGTAGGGGCCAGGCACTAGGAACGCGACTCGTAGAGCTGGCGGGTCAGCAGGGCCTGGCCCAGGTGCTCACGGCTGTGCTCGACGGCATGGAGCAGCCACCAGATCCCGGGGTGGCGGCGATTCAACCGGTCCCCCGCCGGCTGGCGGATCGCCGAGAGGTCCTCAGCGGTCACGCGATCGAGCAGCTCGGCGGTGCGGGCACTGGACTCGTCGATGAGGCGCAGCAGCGTCGTGGCGTCGGGCGCCTCGGCGCGGAACTCGGCCTCCCGGTCACGCTGAACCGCCTCACCGACGGCCGTGGCGATCAGAAACTCTTCGGCCCCAAGCGAATGCGTCACCAGCACCGCGAGCGAGTTCATCTCCGGGCCGGGGCTCCAGTTGAGTGCCTCGGCGCTCAATCCATCGAGCACCTGCCGCCAGGCGTCGTGCTGCTCGGCGAGCACCTGCTTGAAGCCATCGCGCAGGCTCTGGATCGCGGTGTCCATGGGCGGTCTCCTCTCTGCTCCCGGCACATCTGCGGGCGGCGTAGTCGGCTAGCGGTCGTCGGTTCCCGCGCGCAGCGCCCGGTAGCTCTCGTACCGATCGTAATCGATCGCACCGGCCTCCACAGCGGCCAGCACGGCGCAGCCCGGCTCGGTCAGATGGGTGCAGTCGGCATAGTAGCACTGGTCGAGGTAAGGGCGAAACTCCGGGAAGTAGTGATCGAGGCGCTCGAAGTCGATGCCCCAGAAGCCGAGCTGGCGGATGCCGGGAGTGTCGGCAATATAGGTCTCGTCGTCGAGGAGGATCAGGGTTGTGGCAGTGGTCGTGTGCCGCCCCTTTCCGGTCACGGCGCTGATTTCCCCCACGCGCAGGTCTAACTCAGGGTGCAGCGCGTTGATGAGGCTCGACTTGCCCACACCGGAGGGGCCGGAGAGCGCCGAGACCTTACCGTGCAAGATGGCGCGCAGCTCGTCGATCCCGACGCCGGTGGTGGCGCTCGTCTCGATAACCGGGTAGCCGGCCGCGCGGTAGGGATCGAAGATGCGACGCAGCTCCCCGGACGGGTCGAGGTCGATCTTGTTGACACAGACCGCCGCCGCCAGCCCGCGCGCCTCGGCGATGATGAGGAAGCGGTCGAGCATACGCGGGTGCGGCTCGGGCTCGGCCACGGCAAACACGGCGACTAACTGATCCGGGTTGGCCAGGATGACCTGTTCGACGTCCTCGGTGCCGCGAGCGCGCCGCGAGAGGGTCCGCAACCGCGGCGCGACCGCTTCGATCACCCCCTCACCCGGTCCGGTCAGCGTGATCTCGACCCGATCCCCAACCGCCACCGGGTCGGTCTTGCGGCGCGCACGCTTGAGCACACCGCGGACGGTGCAGCGCACGATACCCTCGGGTGTGCGGACATCGTAGTACTGGCCGTAGCCGCGGATGACGATGTTTGGCGGTCGGGGATTCGCGTCTTGCTCGAGCGGTGTCTGGGCGATCGGATCCGCCTCCATAGGCTCCAACGCGACCGATACGGCCTACCGGCGGCCGTCCGCGGCCCCGGCGTGCCCGGACATCGCTGCCAGTCTAGCACGGTATATCGGGATGGCTCCATCTCGCGGATCTCGCGCCACGAAGCGTTGCGACCATCCAGGTGATGGTCGATGGCTGGCCGATCGAGCCGCACGATGTAGCAGTCGAGCCAGACTGGATTGCACAGGACGGATCGTCCGGTATGCATTGTCCGGTGTAATTGACCGTGTCAGCCGAGACATAGCCGCCGGCAGGTTGGTCGACATCGGGCTGACCAATAGTGATTACCGGTCCGCCCCCCGTACCACGCTTGCACCAACGAGATCGCCGCGCTATACTGACGCTAGGATAATCTCCTGTCAAAGGTTCCGCCTTGATGACAAGAGCCCAGTGGG
This genomic window from Sphaerobacter thermophilus DSM 20745 contains:
- a CDS encoding ECF transporter S component; translation: MEPTRDRPRFELSARLVAIIGVMIAVVFVATFSVKIPIPGGYIHFGDIAIYFASFVFGPIVGLLAGALGPTLSDLLSYPSYAPGTFVIHGLQGLVAGMIGWRAGVPRMILAVIAGGAIIVGGYFLYDLAVVRVGLGVAVTDAGFNTLQAVTGAVVAIPLVLAVRQAYPPIATWTARRTWREEPE
- a CDS encoding CsbD family protein; this translates as MSDDRDQLKGKGEELKGKAKQAWGDMTDDTQTEAEGKGEEIKGKAREKMGEARDRLSDLGDDEEKRQ
- a CDS encoding DinB family protein gives rise to the protein MDTAIQSLRDGFKQVLAEQHDAWRQVLDGLSAEALNWSPGPEMNSLAVLVTHSLGAEEFLIATAVGEAVQRDREAEFRAEAPDATTLLRLIDESSARTAELLDRVTAEDLSAIRQPAGDRLNRRHPGIWWLLHAVEHSREHLGQALLTRQLYESRS
- the rsgA gene encoding ribosome small subunit-dependent GTPase A → MEADPIAQTPLEQDANPRPPNIVIRGYGQYYDVRTPEGIVRCTVRGVLKRARRKTDPVAVGDRVEITLTGPGEGVIEAVAPRLRTLSRRARGTEDVEQVILANPDQLVAVFAVAEPEPHPRMLDRFLIIAEARGLAAAVCVNKIDLDPSGELRRIFDPYRAAGYPVIETSATTGVGIDELRAILHGKVSALSGPSGVGKSSLINALHPELDLRVGEISAVTGKGRHTTTATTLILLDDETYIADTPGIRQLGFWGIDFERLDHYFPEFRPYLDQCYYADCTHLTEPGCAVLAAVEAGAIDYDRYESYRALRAGTDDR